Proteins encoded together in one Salvelinus namaycush isolate Seneca unplaced genomic scaffold, SaNama_1.0 Scaffold1714, whole genome shotgun sequence window:
- the LOC120037452 gene encoding insulin-like growth factor 1 receptor: MKCGTEKDHLTLFCGLLLCVSAICLRPANGEICGPGIDIGNDISEFRRLENCTIVEGYLQILLIGDKNYNLNQEVFRSLSFPKLTMITDYLLLFRVSGLDSLSTLFPNLTVIRGRNLFYNYALVIFEMTSLKDIGLYSLQNITRGAIRIEKNPELCYLDSIDWSVIMDAELNNFIAGNKQSKECGDVCPGIMEESRQCIRTNFNNNFNCRCWTSNHCQKGRNRLRVSICPLLFE, translated from the exons ATGAAGTGTGGCACAGAAAAGGATCATTTGACCTTGTTCTGTGGTCTGCTGCTGTGTGTCTCCGCGATCTGCCTTCGGCCCGCAAATGGAGAAA tTTGCGGTCCCGGCATCGACATTGGTAATGACATCAGTGAGTTCCGTCGCCTGGAGAACTGTACGATCGTCGAGggttacctccagatcctcctcatAGGAGACAAGAACTACAACCTCAACCAGGAAGTGTTCCGATCGCTCTCCTTCCCCAAACTCACCATGATCACTGACTACCTGCTGCTGTTCAG AGTCTCCGGCCTGGACTCCCTGTCCACCCTGTTCCCTAACCTCACGGTGATCCGAGGACGAAATCTCTTTTATAATTACGCCCTGGTGATCTTTGAGATGACTTCTCTGAAGGACATCGGCCTCTACAGCCTCCAGAACATCACTAGAGGAGCCATCCGGATCGAGAAGAACCCCGAGCTCTGTTATCTGGACTCTATTGACTGGTCTGTGATCATGGATGCTGAGTTGAATAACTTCATAGCGGGGAATAAACAGAGTAAGGAGTGTGGGGACGTGTGTCCAGGCATCATGGAGGAAAGCCGTCAATGCATCAGGACCAACTTCAACAACAACTTTAACTGTCGCTGCTGGACCTCCAACCACTGTCAGAAAGGTAGGAACCGTCTCAGGGTTtctatctgtcctctgctgtTTGAATGA